The following nucleotide sequence is from Pseudomonadota bacterium.
GTGCTGATCACGGGGGCCTTTCACGAAGATGGCCTGGGTGATGCCTGCGATGGCTTCGGCGGCGGGTGGACGCCGACGCAGATCCTCACCATCATGAAGGACTCGCGCATCGGCAGCTACGGCACCGTCGGGGTGATCTTCGCGCTGCTCGTCAAGTGGCAGTGCCTCGTGGCCATCGGCTGGGCTGGCGTGCTGCCCGCCCTTGTCGCGGGTCACGCGGTGTCGCGCCTGACCTCGACCGTGCTCATCTTCGCCCTCGAGTACGTGCGTGAAGATCTGCAGTCGAAGGCCAAGCCCCTGGCGCGTCGCATGCGCGTCGATGACCTGCTCACGGCCGCGCTTCTCGGGCTGCTGCCGTGCGGCCTGCTGCCGACGCGGGCCGCGGTGGTGGGCGTGGTGACGGCGGGTCTCGTGGCTGTGTATCTGGCGCGGCGCACCGTGAAGCGCCTCGGGGGCTACACCGGTGACGTGCTCGGCGCGGTGCAGCAGATCACCGAGGCGGCCTTCTACCTGGCGCTCACCGCGTCGCTGTAGCGTCGGGCGCGGGCTTCTGTCGTCTTGCTGCAGCGGCGCAGCGCTCCCGGGGGCTGGCGTGCTGCGCTGGCCTGCCTGGGCGTTTGACGGTGATGTGACGCCGGTTTCAG
It contains:
- a CDS encoding adenosylcobinamide-GDP ribazoletransferase, whose amino-acid sequence is MSAVPPIEEAAPPVDRHAESPGLLETFWAAVRFFTRVPVPDWVGHSQAQLDRAARWFPLVGALVGLAGGVVTLLAWAFTSPEVAVLLGMAATVLITGAFHEDGLGDACDGFGGGWTPTQILTIMKDSRIGSYGTVGVIFALLVKWQCLVAIGWAGVLPALVAGHAVSRLTSTVLIFALEYVREDLQSKAKPLARRMRVDDLLTAALLGLLPCGLLPTRAAVVGVVTAGLVAVYLARRTVKRLGGYTGDVLGAVQQITEAAFYLALTASL